cccgTTCGGTAGATGACCCGAAGAAACCGATCGCTAGTACCGTATCCAGTCCTGCAAGCGCATCCAGCGGTGTCAGTGGAACCGCAGCGAAGCACGTGAATATTGTGGTAGAAAAATCGGACCTTGAATCGTTCATGCGTACCGATTGGCGACATTTCAACTGCAAAACGTGGCACCTGGAACCGACCGTGCGGTAAGTGTATATGCGAATCAGCTCATTTTCAAGCTCACTGATATTATAACGCATCTTAATCCGTACTACAGGTTACTTTCATGGGCTGGCAAATCGATTGAACCGTACGGTATCGATTATATTCTGAACAAGCTGGGATTCAGCCATGCCCGTACCACTATCCCGAAATGGCTCCAGCGTGGTTTTATGGATCCGTTGGATAAGGTGGAGGCATTGTTGATGCTGCAATTGCTCCTGATGGTGAAGGATAATGGCACATCGGACGAGAAGGACTCGAGTAAATGAATCGAGCAACCGCTCGATGTGGGTGTCCGATTTGGGTACGCAGCAGTACGGTAACTAAATAGCCTACTAAGATTTCTTAATTGGAATGTGGTACAATCTTATCTGACTGGTGTTGCTTTTTATAGCCCCTTAGCTATATAATAAGACCCGGCCGCATCTGTGTGCAGCTGGTTTCGATTTAGACGCATTTAAATTTTCCGCCTAGGGAATTGACAACCCAATCCGTCGCTCCGTTGCACGgaatatgtttgtttatctCAACGTCTGCTCAACTatatttatccatttttttttttttgtatgcgagTATACACACAACCGTAATCAATATCTAGTCTAAATTGAGTGTGCTAGCTACGGACACATATGGCTTCATGAAAATCTTCATACCCGTGTATCGTATTTGAAATGGACAATGTAGTATCTGAAAATCCGTATAACACAAACCGATAAACCGACGGACGGGCAGCACGTCTAAAATCCGATTGTTTCTCCTTTGATGGAGATTAAAAGATAGTTTGTCTGGTCTCGCTGTATCCGCGTATACACCCAAGAGAGGAGCTATCAATACGATCTTCAATAAccgataaaacaaattaaacaaataaaacaatgtgaTCAACATTCTATTAATAacctcaaaaacaaaaaaagcaattcaTTTTTTAGTAATTGTTCGTTTTACTATATTTTCCGTAAAcagttgtttaaatattttaagttGACCGTTCTCGTTCGTTTCTGTCGTTTGATCAACATCAGGTTGGAATGGATGTGTGGTGCTAAGGAACTGCCGCCCGCTGTTTGTAAGTTTCACTTCCGTTCAGCGATTAGGCCATCGGCCTACTCAACACTGTTCGACCGCAGGTGCAATGCAGGAGCTTACGGCCATCAGGGATACATCGCGGAAGATGGACTGTTTGTGGCTCAGTGTTCGGCTTTGTTTGTGTTCCTGCTGGTCAATCACGAGACAGGGGTCACTTTTGCGCTTCCGCggcggttgttgttgctgttggtacTGGTAGCTGCTATCCATGGTTGGGATTGATACGTCGGAACCGGTGGAacgattgttgctgctggacaGTTCGGACGACGACAGGCGCTCCGTATCCGTTACAAACTCTGGTGCTGGTGAAACGGTTGGAGATAGCGTCTTGTTGGTGCGCTTCTTGTACGGACCACGTTGTTTACGCTGAGGCTTGCTGTTAATTGTGCCGTCGATCGGTTTCTTTGCCTGTCCCTTGGCGAGTGATTTTTGGAGCAGTTCAGCCTGCTGGTTCAGAAGGTACAGGGCAGGAGTTAGTTGATAATccagttgctgctgttgggcgTACTGTTGCACTGACTGGTCGTGACCGTACGAATACGGGTTGTAGAACATAGCCGCCGCTTCCGGTGGATAGTAACCCATGATACCGGCAatcatttgctgctgttgcttctgagcctgttgctgttgttggtattgctgctgctgctgctggtagtaGTACTGCTGTTGATGATCTGCACCACCATAACCGACACCGTAAGAACTGGCGTTGAACGTTTGATTATACATTGTATCCGTGGTGCTTGGTTAGTTTTTTATACAGCGATACGAAAGCTCGTTCAAGATGCACGATGTGTGTACTGCACTGTCTGCGACGACTGCTCTGACTGAAATGTACTGAGAGAGATCGTTGTACGATCGCTTTATACCAATATTACAGGTAAGAGCATCAAGAAAAGGACACGCATTCAGGAAATCACGCACTACGAAGAGTAGAGGGAAAGAAACGCAATGTGCGTGCGTTACGTTTAATGTTACCTACACTTGTGCGATCCTTTTGGTGGTGGAGGTAGATC
This Anopheles marshallii chromosome 3, idAnoMarsDA_429_01, whole genome shotgun sequence DNA region includes the following protein-coding sequences:
- the LOC128712332 gene encoding uncharacterized protein LOC128712332, whose protein sequence is MIAGIMGYYPPEAAAMFYNPYSYGHDQSVQQYAQQQQLDYQLTPALYLLNQQAELLQKSLAKGQAKKPIDGTINSKPQRKQRGPYKKRTNKTLSPTVSPAPEFVTDTERLSSSELSSSNNRSTGSDVSIPTMDSSYQYQQQQQPPRKRKSDPCLVIDQQEHKQSRTLSHKQSIFRDVSLMAVSSCIAPAVEQC